gaggACACATCACACACACCATTTCATTCCCTTTCTTTATCCCTTTATCTCCTCTTTATATCTCATTGgtaaactctctcacacacacacatacagtactactATTTAGGGCAGCCAACATCCTCTAGTAAGCTatcctctctgtgtgtgtgacattTAAAGCATATTTCTGGGGCACTCCACCCTGTTCACTCTGGGAgattcgcacacacacacacaccaatattTGCACAGAACATGGACGGACGGCATTCAAGAGTGAAAAATCTATCAAATGAGATATGAAACTCAAATAGAAAGCATGGCACGTCAGCCATCCACATTTTATATAAAGCACTTTTAATTCAGTCTGTCTGCAAATGACATCTCTGagtttatgtaaattaatttttaagtcaaattcacaatattttaattcattttctttGATGCACTCTAAGACATCGATACATATACATTATGTACACGTAATGTTtggattcagtaaaaaaaatgttttatggttttaaaagaagtctctaataaatgtgatttattccttttattgcaaggctgaattttcatcagccattactccagtcttcagcgtcacgaTCCTACAGAAaccattttaatattctgatttggtgctcaagaaatatcaGTGCTGATAATAGttatgttgcttaatatttttgtggaaacaaatatatatttttatcaggaTTCTTCTCACTGACTCCAAGCGATGGTGCAAAGCGATTTGTACAGCAAATATGATGCATCTTGTATACATGAACATTATTAATCTTGCAGGACATTATGTCATCTGCACAGATACTTTATGGACTTGCCTGCATTTGCATGTGATGTCAGCACAATTCTGACTTGTTAAGGATTTACGTCTTCCAAAGACAATCACAATAAAGTATAAACTCTACTGACATTTACTCAAAAATCTCAGAGAGAATCTAACCAAACATTAAGACAACACAGCATTATTCCAGAACACTGATGAAAATCCATGTATGTCAGGAAATTAACAACAACTGATGATGATAAATTCAGCCATCTTGAAGTACTGTCTTTAACAGTGGTGAGTTTATCACCATACCGATAagagaaaataaatgataatcaGCATATTTCCCCTGACCAGACTCGTCCATTCATCACGCAGGTTATTTACAACTGCGACTGGCCCATGCCCCACATACTGAGAGGATGCAAGAGCCGAAACAGATTGTAGCCTCTGTGCTTTTGATTATCAGCGGTAGCCTTGGAGGGAGAGAGTTATGAGAATATGTGGTGGTTGGCACACACTACATAACCTACTTCTACAACAGTCTGTGAATCAAAAAAACTTCAAAGGAAATAGCCTGGGTCACACTTAACATTACAAGGTAATCTTATGAGTACGTTCTGAGTAATACTAATGAACGACATGATGAAACCGGTGTTGGATGGTACGTTTCTTTTCTGACTCACAGCTTGTGTCCTGATCAAAAATCAGTAAAACTTTACAACAGGGATCAATTCTGTTTACATTTCTTAaatacattagttaacattaaataaaaataaatacacttctaaagcatttattaaaattatttcatgttaattttaatatttactagTACATTGAAATCAAAAGCTGTATCggttaatgttatttaaaggactaacattaacaaagattatcaCCGAAACAACTGTATTGCTCATTCATGTATTAACTAATGGGACTTCGTTGGAaagtgttacttaaaaaaaatctttggtattatcattaaaaaaaaataataataataactctttACATTATAGCTTCAGGATTGATTGGGATATGCAGTATAATATAAGAATAGTTAATTCATAGCTGATCTTAACATTGTATGCTAAAAACATGCCTTCACATAACACACTCCCCCCAGTAAACATAATAAGGGccaaacaatatatatgtatatatatatatatttttttttttttcaagggttGACTGGGaccaaatgtaatattttgagaatCAAACAGTATATACCTCATTGAGACAATAAACATGAAAAAGCAAAAATAGTTAGCATAATAAAATAGCCTACTACTGTAAAATTGGCaaatttaataaatgttgaaaatgaattttcattttatcCTATAACATCAATGAAACATGAACTCTGCACTAAGCGTTAATAGATAAAAGTTCATTTTCATTACGGATTGAGGCTGGATGATGAGGGTCACTGTAGATGTACAGGTATCCTGGAGGCAGGTGCACTATAGTGGGACAGGTGTGTACACTTTCAGCGTCCCGCTGGGAAACACTTACAATGATCCAGCTTTTATGTTTCGCCGTAATTATAGAGCTTAAACGGGATTGAGTTGCGGTATAAGTTCACAACCTGCACAACAAGTTTGACCGTTATGTGATTGAAATCAATGACAGCGATTCCGCTCCTTCTCGAACACGTTACGGATTTTGTTCCGAAACTGCGCTGACAAAATTATTAAGCTTCTAAAAAatgctcattaaacataaaacatatagACTAagctatttataaatattaacaatagACCGCATCCTTTTtgcaaacatcacaataatctacatgCAAAAGATAAATGCTTACCGTGAAAGAGAACGACAGAGCGTTATTGTAATTTCATAAAAACAGAACCGGCGTTACCGGAAATATCCTCGGATAAGGGGCGATGTGTGGCTTTGGTATCCAGGTTAAGGCTCGGCTGAACCTAGTCACTGCAGATCGCGGACTGCGGCGTTGTTTCACTATCCACAAGCGATAGGGCTGCCGTCACTGGCGACAGCAGGATGGGCGGAGCTTCGCGCGCTCGCCCTCCGTAGCGCTCGAGCTGCACAGATGTGCACGAGGATTAGCAAGAGCGGCTCCAGATGATCTTGGAAAAAATACCATGTAGCTAAAATAGTGTCACAAGTTCATGCTGTGGATTATAAATATCAAGCAGAGGATCTGAACTGAAATAGTACGCCTGGACATTAAAGGCCAGTCACTGATTTGAGTCCTTTGAGTGGAGGATTGACGCGAGATGTTCATTGACCAGCTGTTTCAAAAGTTTGCGaatttttgtattaaaacattGTTGAAAAACATAGCCTAAAAAACAGCCTAAATTCGTCTGCTGGTGTCCAAGCCTGGGTTTAGTTAGGCTTTGGGCTGAAAAGTTCTCAGAACCACTCCAAAGCCATCTCACGCTGGTTTAAGTATTACTGTGATCACAAACTATTGactattaaaagtatattaactagaatattaaagagaaaataaatattaaattaatatgtatttccTCTTTAATAGTCTTTGATCTGTAGTACAAATTAACAGCTGTGTTTATAATCTAAATCTCAGTTTCTCAGTTAACATTAACCCATGATTTCCATGTAGAAACAACACCTTGAGATGAGTTTTGCTGTTAAAAACTGCCTCTTTCTTTTCATACACacaattcaaaagcttggggtcggtaagatttttaaaatgtttttaaaatgaaaaaaaagtatcttatgctacCAAATTCTCtgtttttttgttgaaaataaaaataaaaaacaaaaaatggtaacagtaaaaacagtaatattaagaaatattatgacagtttcctattttaatgtatttaatgatttatttcgTGACTAGAAAGCTACAAAAAaatatatccttgctgaataaaaagtaataatcacattaaaaaaaaatcttactaatcCCAAACTTTGAACAGTAGGGTAACTGCAAAATTAGACCACATGAAACaactttaatcaatttaattaatttaaatacagaAGAAAGGTATAATTATTCaggatattttatttacttttcagaCTTCAATATACATTTTCGAACTGTTCTCTGATGCCCTCTATTGCTCAGTGTGACTAATTGCAAGGCAGCAGGACCACTGCATTCACAACTGCATTTGCAGACACTAATGTTACAAATATACGATGATAAACAACtgcaaataaataattgcatttcttttcatttaagaTGGTTATTTGTAGACAACATCAGCATTGACCTGGTGAGATGCACGTAAAATACACATGTATGACGTAGTCATCTGAATGTATCTCCAGAATCCATGTTGAggcaaacaccagaaccacatcAGCAGGTCTCATCAATGTCAAATCCTTTCAGCATCTTAAAAGCTGTCACCTCAGCCTCATGTCCCTTCAAAGAGATTATCTCGGAAGTGGTTTCTATGGACTGTTCACTTTTTTAGATTTTCCTGTACCTCCTTGAAGATCTGCTCCTCTAGGCTGGATGTGTCATACTCTTTCAGCATATCGTAGGGCCTCCACGGTTCTGCCCACTTCTGAGCGTGCTCCATCATCTCAGGGGTCAAACATAAGTCAAAGCGGATACCCTTAATGTTAAACTTGGGACGCTCCCAACGTTTAGACCACGGCTTTGGCCTCATTTTTACTTTTAACTacaggagaaagaaagaaacaaacaggaAAGCATTTAAATTTAGTGGCTCAacattacatgtatatattaccATTACAgatgaaaaatgttttactgGAACGTCTTACCAGATTAACTGGAACATCTCCTGTTATCTCATAATGGACAGGTTGCATGTCAAAGTCGAAGGTGCTGTACTCAGGTAGAGCATCTCTCAAGTACATGAGATTGTCATCCAGTCTCTTCTCCAGCTTCAGCACTTCAATCTTGCGCATACGTGGACTGTACAACTCATAGCATATCTCCACACCTACAGTCAACAAAAAACCTATTACCATGAAATTCAtaacaaaatgacaacaaaagtCAAAAAGCATTCAATTTCACATATAGTAGACACtacaaataaagtgaaaccagTATAAATCTGAACAGTAAGGGTtgcaactaatgattattttgataatcaattAATCCTTCAATTATGGcttttattaatcagattaaaaTTCCTGACAGGTCAAGCCATGtgaactatatactatatatgggTATAAGGGTATCTGAAGCACTGAACCTGCgctttctttcaaaataaatttaaaaaataagtattctcatagcttggTTCCTGTAGCTCACTTTGTGTCCTCCGCTATATTTCATAGGTGTTTTGTCCACATAAATGCATTATTCACTACTGTTAAGTGATGTGAATAGCAGATTTTTTTCTGACTAATCATggtaaatcattttcatttttgttaatctATTAGTTGTCACACCACTACAGAACAGACAATGAAACAAAACTAaaagataaaagtaaaaataaatgtgacaagttttttttttttttttttttaccctggcCATCGACCACATTCCTAAGTATGAAAGTAGCACCCAATCCTTTTCCAGAACGCTGGATGCAGATTCCAACAAAGCGATTCAAGTTCCCGTTCACATGAGGATCAGTCATGGTCACTGCTAAAATACTGCCTACATGGaacaataaagaaaatatttaaggaGGCACAGAGAGTGGCATTTTTCAATCACCCTAAAATGGAGGAGTCTTGCAGTGTGTTACAATCATTAGTATTTCTTACCAGCATAAAACTCCGGAATGTTGAGAACTTTCCGTCTCTGAATCATGTCTTTCCGTTCTATTGAAAATTTGACAGGGTTTGTGCGCTGACGAGGAGGGATGAACTCTGGACTCAAAAACCTAATCAGACATTTGTTTTGTAAGCAACTGAATCATGAAACATTCTACtaataaaagtttgaaaatataaatattaaacagcTGACAGCAATGTATAGTGATGCAAACTTTTTGTCAAATTTTGTAATTTTGAGTTGGAATCTTTTAAATGGTTCTTCTAAGCATCTAACTGCCtcttataaaaaaattgtttaaaaaaaattatatgtgccTTCACTTTTTCTGTTCTCTTATTATTATCCtagctttttaatattttgaatgatgtCTGAAATTTTGTATCACAGGCAATTCTCGTGTTTATTACGATCTTATGATACATTCCTTGCTGTATTACTCAACTGTAAGGATACAAGTGTCAGCCAAATGGATAAATGATAATGTAATGTAAGCCTTTTATAAAGAACCTGTTATATCTCAATAAGCTGGCAATTGTAAACTAAAACACAATCATATGCATTTATTCCACACCACACATACCGTCGCAGAGAGGCTTCTTTCTGTGTTTTGTCTATGATAACTGGTTTAGATGGAGGGGTGAACTTTGGAGGTCCATCTGACGTTACATTGTGCCTCAGTACAGACGTCGACAAAAGTCCTAggaatcaaataaatattgtgtATGTGTACAAATTATTTTAGGTTTCGGTAATAGTTAACTTATTCACTAAATAAGTGCTGTTAACATTATAAACTACCCCAGAGTTATTCAATTTAAAGATCGTTTCATTAGTGCTCTTTTCTGTTTTTACAATCTAATATGGTGTTGATAATGGGGAACATAAAACACAATAACATACGTTCATACTGAGGGAAATTTCTAAAAATTCGTAGTAAGCCCATCGTCGTCCTCCCTGTGCACGCCGCCATGTTTGAATTCTGACACTGGGAGCGTGTAAAGAAgaaacattctgattggctggtcaACCTGTATAACGATGCCTGTGACTGGCTGGATGGTGAAAACGTCTTCttcttcgtcttcttcttctttgtcttCTTCTTGGCTTTTAAAGGCGGCTGGCAACCACCATAATTAGGTGCATTACCCCCACCTTCTGCTCGGAGTGTGGAACAGAGAGTTACGTTCTGCTTATTTATCCAAGCGTGTACGACAGACCCTTCTCAAACTGATCCCGtctttttaagaaaattaaataaatatttatttcacttgCTCATTTTATTAAGATTTAAATGTACCATCTGAATTCCATTCTTTTTGATTTCAACTATCATATTACTTCTTTCTTCCTCATATTTTTCTTACATTCAAGAATGTCTATTTTGCATTGTTCACATAGTCCATTTGGATGCTTCccctaatattttgagaatactATTAAGATTGAAATGTCCCAACAATATTCTATTATAGACAactttttctttccttcttttaccAATGTCTTTTTTTACTTACTTTGTTAATTAAATTTTAGAGAAATCTACAATTTTCGTTGTTGTTTCGTTTATGTGAAAACTAAAATGCATTATActatatgaattatttttatgttaaaactATGACCCTCTAATCGTGTGTGAAtgatataattacaaaaataaacaataaacaaatttgactgtaaaaagaaagaaagaaagaaagaaagaaagaaagaaagaaagaaagaaagaaagaaagaaagaaagaaagaaaaaatttattCTCATAGAtgacaaaaaaatactaaaatgtaataGAATACTAAAATGACGAAAGTGTCAGGGGCTAGTGCCCCTCATGTGACAAATCTACGTTCcccttacttttttatttgaagcGGTCTAAATAAATCTTTCATAGGAATAGCTCTCATTTATAATCAGTATGTTCActtattgttttcttttggatGAGATACAAACAGTAATATTTCTATGGGTAGGCCTACTACCTAATCAAATACAGAtatgtgcgcatgcgcagtgaggTTGCTCCTTGTGGCGGAAGGTTCGTGTTTAATCCACTGACACACGTGTTACTGTGTGGCGTCGGCAGTGGTCAACATCAGCACACAGTGGACCTTCTCATATCCGAAAGTCTACCAGCAGCGGGCCATTCGAGCAGAAGTCAAGTAAGAAACTTGCTTACCATTTGGAACTAGAGAAGTTATAAACATACTTGTTTTGCTAAGTTACCATTacaatttttattgtaaatgGCTGTGATTTAATATGCACCAAAACAACCTTCTCAGTGTACAGTTATTAACGTTACTTATTAGTATATGACTTCATATTGTTAGCGATGCATACACAGAATGTTTGTcgtgattttattcatttattcatgtgattttAATTTAAGTTGACCTTTCAATCTTTCCCATTAACACTTTTATTGTAACTAAATATGTTACCTCTGTCTAGGGAGGCTGTGATTGTCTGCCTTGTGATGCAACCcacaaattatttgtttaacCCGTGCCTTATTTCATCACTTATTCCCCATAGAAGTCAATCAGTCTACATTTTTTCTCTTTGAAATAAATTAACCCAGCGTTTATTGCTGATCATTTTAAGGCAAGACAGGAAATGTTCTGCTATTATCCCCCAGTATTCacaaatggggggaaaaaaattgcAGCACaagtttctctttctgtcttcctaTCAGGATCATGCCTGTCCTGCGGTTTTACCGAAAAGAGGAGACTGGTGAGGGTCGGGTCATACGAAGGATCGCACAACTGTATCCAGATATCACTATATTAACAGAGCTTTGCTACAATGTAGAGCTGGACGGTGAGAGAATGTTGTATGAAATAGCAATGAGTTTGTGACTCTGTGGCAGGTCAAGTCACATTTGTCGTAATCTGGCTCAGTTttgttcaattgtttttttttcatccagttTTGTGAGTGCAGCAATGCTgggaatatttctgaatattaggTGTGTTTTTCTGAAACCTCAGCGATGCCTCTCTTCATCTTTGTCATCTCATCAGCATCATCTCTTTCTCTCCCAGGGTCTGACTCTTTGAGTGTGGAGCAGAAAGGTATATTGTGCTGGTTGTTTAGTCCTCCTTATTCTGTCACCTTGTCAGAGGAGCCCACTCTAAAACCAGTGAATGGTGCAAGACTGGTGGAGATTGGACCCAGGTAACCTCTAACACTGCCTTATCATGATGGTATGGAATTGTAATCTTTAATATAACTCACATCTTTCAATTATATCTTGACCTTTATAGGTTGAATTTCTCCACTGCTTGGTCCACCAATGCTGTGTCCATCTGCAGAAGTTCAGGTCTGAGCCGGGTGACGAGAGTTGAACTCTCCCGCAGGCATCTGATCAAGGTCAGGAGAATGGCTTTAAATAGCTCTACAtttcagtgtgatttttttttttcacccatttTGATTAAAAGCTCTATTTTTCATTTCCATCTAGCCCCAGGAAAGGACTATTGGTGTTTTGAAGGATGACGAAATGGAGaggctgatttgctgcttgtATGACAGTATGACCGAATGCATTTACTCCCAGCCAATCATGTCGTTTGCCGTTGATATCCAGCCACAGGAAGTGTTTGAGGTGGACATTCTAGGAAAAGGTCGAGCTGCCTTAGAGCTGGCCAATGATGAACTCGGTAAGAGATGCTTTTGGTGTCTGGACCACTTta
The sequence above is a segment of the Carassius gibelio isolate Cgi1373 ecotype wild population from Czech Republic chromosome A20, carGib1.2-hapl.c, whole genome shotgun sequence genome. Coding sequences within it:
- the LOC127938054 gene encoding 39S ribosomal protein L19, mitochondrial-like, which codes for MAACTGRTTMGLLRIFRNFPQYERLLSTSVLRHNVTSDGPPKFTPPSKPVIIDKTQKEASLRRFLSPEFIPPRQRTNPVKFSIERKDMIQRRKVLNIPEFYAGSILAVTMTDPHVNGNLNRFVGICIQRSGKGLGATFILRNVVDGQGVEICYELYSPRMRKIEVLKLEKRLDDNLMYLRDALPEYSTFDFDMQPVHYEITGDVPVNLLKVKMRPKPWSKRWERPKFNIKGIRFDLCLTPEMMEHAQKWAEPWRPYDMLKEYDTSSLEEQIFKEVQENLKK